Below is a window of Arthrobacter sp. SLBN-112 DNA.
CAGCGGCCCAACACGACTGGTTGTCTTTCACCTCCCGGAACGCCAGCGGCATCCAGTCCTGGTCGGTCGCGGCGTCAGCCGCGCAGATGGAGGCGTTGTAGGCATATCGCGGCTTTTTTCGGGGCCGGGGACCTAGTCTGTCCGCGCATGCCGTGATGGTTCCAGTGAAGCCCAAGAGCTGTAGGGCTTGGGCAGTGGCCTGTGCGACGCGAATCGCATAGCTGGGAGAGACCGGAGAAACGAAGAAGACAATTCCCTGACCGATCCGTACGGCATGGAACCGCTGATGTGGCGCCGAGGGAAGGGTGACTCCAGCAATGACGTCGTTGACGTCCGCAAGTGAGGGCAGCACGGAGCCCGGGGCAGGTGCGCAGAGGAATCCCAGATCGAGGATGGAATCCATATTCTTCCGACGGATCTTCCCCGCCTCGATGGTTACGGAGCCAACTGTCAGCCGGTTGCTCGGCGGTGTTCTCATGAAGCGATCCAAGCCCGCCACACCGCCGCACGGCAAGGGATCTTGCAAGCTTTGATGGAAAATTCGGGTGCCTAAGACGACTAACCGAAACCGCCTTCACAGGGGCTCCCGCTGGCCACTCCGCCAGACCTGGCGGTTAAGGGTCAAGCGCCTTCAGCGAAGAGCCTCAGTGGTCGAGGGCTTTCCGGTCCATGGACTTGAGCGCGGCGAGCCGTGCCTCCAATTCGGTCTGCTCTCCGAGGTCTTCGAGGGAGGCGAACTGTGCGTCCAGGGATGATGCGGCGAGTTCCTGCTGGCCGCGGACCGTGGCTTCCTGCCGGCGGATGTTCTCCTCGTAGCGGCCGATAGCCGAGGTTGGGTCCCCGGTATCCAGGGCTTTGAGAGCGTCGTTCACCTGCGACTGGGCGGCGGCAACCCTGGCACGGTTGACGAGCTGGTTGCGCTTGGCGGTCAGCTCACCGAGCTTGCCGCGCATCTGGTCGAGCCCCTGTTTGAGTTTGTCGACGACCTCGTTTTGCGCGGCCAGGGCAGGCGCCTGCGCCTTAGCCGTCGATTCGGCGGACATCTGCCGCTGGAGAGCGAGCCTGGCGAGGGCGTCGAACTTGTCGGCGTCCACACTGTTCCCGGCGGCCCGGAATTCGTCGGCCTTGCGGGACGCGGCGACCGCCTTGCGGCCCCAGGTGCTGGCGTCGTTGACGGCGCGGGCGTGGTCGTCCTCTGCCATCCGGAGGTTGCCGATGGTCTGGGCGACCGCTGCCTCAGCTTCACGGATATTCTCCGAGTAGTCCCGGACCATCTGGTCCAGCATCTTCTTCGGGTCTTCCGCTGAGTCCAGGAGGGCATTCAGGTTGGCCTTCGCGAGCTGGGCGACGCGGGCGAAAATACTCTGCTTCACAATGTCTTTCTATCGGTAGTGGACGTCGGATTCAATGTGTGCAGCCCCGGCGAAAGCAACTCGCTTCCCTGCCGTCGTTCTGCTTTGCCGACGATTGCCGGGTCTTGCGCCGGTTAGTGGCCAGAAATGCACGCAGGCACTCCGCTGCGGTTCCGGGTTCACGGAATGTCAAGGAAACCGGGGTATCATCCCGTCATGACCCCCTTCGTTCCGGCTGCTGTTCCGTGCGCCGTCGCACAGCCGGTAGTGCCTTTCCCCACCTCATCCAGCACTCCCAGGTTCAGGGTCAACAGGGATCAGTCGTGGGACGGCCTGAAGTCCCTGCGGGGGAACTAGCGTTGGAACCACAGGGCGCACGCCACATGAGCCAGGACGGTAAAGGCCCCGGCCGCAGAGCAGTCCTGCTGGCGGCGGTACTCACGCTCTCGGCGGCCGTTCCGGACCTCGAGCCCGACAGGAAGGGTGCGGCTGACGCTGCAGGAACAGTTGCGGAACCATCAAGCGTTGCCACACGCGCTCCCGCCCGGATCCTCGATGTGAATCCCGACGATTCGTCCCCGCTTCCCGTTTCACTGCCGCCCGTGCCCTCACGCGCGGAGATTGTTGCCGCTTATGGAAAGCACCAGGCCCGCTACTGGGGCCTTGAGGCCCCGGGCGTCGTGACCAGGCTTCCACCCCGCCTCCCAGGGCATCTCCCTGACCTTCGACTTTTGCGGTGGACCCGGCGGCAACGGCTACGACCAGGCGTTGCTCGAC
It encodes the following:
- a CDS encoding PspA/IM30 family protein, whose protein sequence is MVKQSIFARVAQLAKANLNALLDSAEDPKKMLDQMVRDYSENIREAEAAVAQTIGNLRMAEDDHARAVNDASTWGRKAVAASRKADEFRAAGNSVDADKFDALARLALQRQMSAESTAKAQAPALAAQNEVVDKLKQGLDQMRGKLGELTAKRNQLVNRARVAAAQSQVNDALKALDTGDPTSAIGRYEENIRRQEATVRGQQELAASSLDAQFASLEDLGEQTELEARLAALKSMDRKALDH